The Ignavibacteriales bacterium genome includes a window with the following:
- a CDS encoding patatin-like phospholipase family protein, with amino-acid sequence MQRNPVHTKVHPFTLVLGGGGARGLAHIGILKALEKIGFVPSLIVGTSMGAVVGGMYAQLKSADAVEKKFRKFLEGSFYKRIGLEQFSDTDTKSSRSVWERFATHLRQRYFISKSALGNGKFAQTTLIQSLNFLLEEGDISGLSLRFAAVASDIASGKEYVFSSGSIITAVAASSAIPGIIAPLEIDHRQFVDGKVTSTIPVPAARSLSKDPIIAVDVRQSLGRYENHQHGYEIVMRASEVTNNKLDDIQLQHADIILKPDVEIITWNEFHRIDQCILAGEQTVEENLQRIKYRFVGSKFQIALRRFMSPRSK; translated from the coding sequence ATGCAGCGAAATCCAGTACATACTAAGGTTCATCCTTTCACACTGGTTCTGGGTGGAGGAGGGGCGCGCGGGTTGGCACATATTGGAATTCTCAAAGCTCTTGAGAAAATCGGGTTCGTGCCATCATTGATTGTCGGTACCAGCATGGGAGCTGTGGTGGGCGGCATGTACGCACAACTAAAAAGTGCAGATGCCGTGGAAAAGAAATTCAGAAAATTCCTGGAAGGATCTTTCTATAAACGGATCGGATTGGAACAATTTTCAGACACAGATACCAAAAGTTCTCGCTCGGTGTGGGAGAGATTTGCCACGCACTTGCGTCAAAGATATTTCATATCAAAGTCCGCATTGGGTAACGGGAAGTTTGCACAAACAACATTAATTCAATCGTTGAACTTTCTTCTTGAAGAAGGAGATATCAGCGGCCTGTCTCTTCGTTTTGCCGCTGTGGCAAGCGATATAGCATCCGGTAAAGAGTATGTGTTCTCCTCCGGTTCCATCATCACTGCTGTTGCAGCAAGTTCTGCAATCCCCGGTATTATCGCACCACTTGAGATAGATCATCGCCAATTCGTTGATGGTAAAGTCACGAGTACGATTCCTGTGCCGGCTGCTCGTTCGTTGTCGAAGGATCCCATCATTGCTGTTGATGTCCGGCAATCTCTAGGCAGGTATGAGAACCATCAACATGGATATGAGATTGTCATGCGAGCAAGTGAAGTCACGAATAACAAGCTTGATGACATCCAGCTGCAGCACGCTGATATTATTCTCAAACCGGACGTAGAGATAATCACCTGGAATGAATTTCACCGCATCGATCAATGTATTCTTGCAGGGGAACAAACCGTCGAAGAGAATCTTCAGCGAATAAAGTATAGATTTGTGGGAAGTAAATTCCAAATTGCCTTGAGAAGATTTATGAGCCCTCGTAGTAAGTGA
- a CDS encoding RNA methyltransferase, translating into MRKLTHAEISTKRVPENQVESASRIPLIVLVDNVRSLYNVGSIFRTSDGAMIEKLILAGYTPHPPRKEIEKTALGSTKSIPWEYTKHPIETIISLKERGYKICCLELTDKSIHYNDIKTADFPLCLVIGNEISGVSKEVIELCDLAIEIPMYGIKQSLNVAVAYGIAVFELARLWRMR; encoded by the coding sequence ATGAGAAAACTCACGCATGCAGAAATTTCTACGAAACGTGTACCGGAGAATCAAGTCGAAAGTGCCTCACGCATTCCATTGATTGTTCTGGTAGATAATGTTCGAAGTTTATACAATGTCGGTTCTATCTTCCGAACATCTGATGGCGCAATGATTGAGAAGCTCATACTTGCCGGTTACACACCGCATCCACCGCGTAAGGAAATCGAAAAGACAGCGCTTGGTTCTACGAAGAGTATTCCTTGGGAATACACTAAGCATCCCATTGAAACTATTATAAGTTTGAAGGAACGCGGTTACAAAATTTGTTGTTTAGAGTTAACTGATAAAAGTATTCATTACAACGATATCAAGACAGCCGATTTTCCACTTTGTCTTGTTATTGGCAACGAGATTAGCGGCGTATCAAAAGAAGTTATTGAGCTTTGTGATCTGGCGATAGAGATTCCGATGTATGGCATCAAGCAATCGTTGAATGTAGCAGTGGCATACGGAATTGCAGTATTTGAACTTGCAAGACTTTGGAGGATGCGATAA
- a CDS encoding rubrerythrin family protein yields the protein MPSLHGTQTEKNLLAAFAGESQARNRYTFFASAAKKEGYEQIAAIFLETADNEKEHAKRFFKFLEGGEVEITASYPAGVIGTTKDNLKAAADGEQEEHTKLYPHFAEVAKKEGFSEIAVAFRTIALVEKHHEARYRKLHKQVESGTVFKREKVVRWKCRNCGYIHEGKTPPVNCPACQHPEAYFEEWEQID from the coding sequence ATGCCAAGTCTACATGGAACACAAACAGAAAAGAATCTCTTGGCGGCATTCGCCGGAGAATCTCAAGCACGAAATCGCTACACTTTTTTCGCTTCTGCTGCAAAAAAAGAGGGTTACGAACAGATCGCCGCAATCTTTTTAGAGACCGCTGATAACGAGAAAGAGCATGCCAAAAGATTCTTTAAATTTCTTGAAGGTGGCGAAGTCGAAATCACTGCATCGTATCCGGCGGGTGTCATCGGTACAACGAAAGATAATCTAAAAGCGGCGGCGGATGGAGAGCAAGAAGAACACACAAAACTGTATCCGCATTTTGCCGAAGTCGCAAAAAAAGAAGGATTTTCTGAGATTGCTGTTGCGTTCCGTACGATCGCACTTGTCGAAAAACATCATGAAGCACGGTACCGAAAGCTGCATAAACAAGTGGAAAGCGGAACTGTCTTTAAAAGAGAAAAAGTCGTTCGATGGAAATGCCGGAACTGCGGTTACATTCATGAAGGGAAAACTCCTCCTGTAAATTGTCCGGCATGCCAGCATCCCGAAGCATATTTTGAGGAATGGGAACAGATAGATTGA
- a CDS encoding ORF6N domain-containing protein, with product MNENTIIPSEVIEKRIFLLRGQKVMLDTHLAELYNVPTKSLNLAVKRNSDRFPADFMFQLSDEEYSLISSHLRLQNETSKESRRGGRRYLPYAFSEQGVAMLSSVLRSRRAVQVNIEIMRAFVKLRELLTSNKDLAHKLLKLEKRYDSQFKIVFDAIRQLMAPPEYPKKEIGFRVKETPAKYNVKRTR from the coding sequence ATGAATGAGAACACAATTATCCCGAGCGAAGTGATTGAAAAAAGGATATTTCTTTTGCGGGGACAGAAAGTAATGCTGGATACTCATCTCGCTGAATTATATAATGTTCCCACAAAATCTCTTAATCTTGCTGTGAAGCGAAACAGTGACAGATTCCCAGCAGATTTTATGTTTCAGCTAAGTGATGAAGAATATTCATTGATATCCAGCCATTTGAGGTTGCAGAATGAAACCTCAAAGGAATCCAGAAGAGGCGGAAGGCGATACTTACCATATGCTTTTTCGGAACAAGGTGTTGCAATGCTTTCCAGTGTTTTAAGAAGTCGAAGAGCTGTTCAGGTCAACATTGAAATCATGAGGGCATTTGTTAAATTACGTGAATTGTTAACTTCAAATAAAGATTTGGCACATAAATTATTGAAACTTGAAAAGAGGTATGATTCGCAGTTTAAAATTGTTTTTGACGCTATTCGTCAGTTAATGGCACCGCCTGAATATCCCAAGAAAGAAATCGGTTTCCGTGTAAAAGAAACACCAGCAAAATATAATGTAAAGAGAACAAGATAA
- the ychF gene encoding redox-regulated ATPase YchF — MQIGIVGIPFCGKSTLFQTITKTHIDPTALAKAEAHHAVVKIPDIRLDKCSEIFLPKSTVHATIEFVDVVGLKKGESGSTQFSTNFLSNVKTNDALVQVVRLFANEAVPHPDSSINVLRDLDVFETEFILSDLSLVETRIERIKKQLMKMQDELAKRELPVLEKCKQILESEKPLRETAFTKDELHLLKTYQLLSMKPMLIALNLDETQRNEMDSLVKQVAEKKEGKNTKVVSFFGKIEMEMSELADDEAKVFMEEYGIKESALNTLIREAYALLGLQSFFTVGEDECRAWTIKKGMTAQEAAGVIHSDFFAKFIRAEVVSYEHFIAAGGSFAKTRELGQWRLEGKEYIVKDGDILSIRHS; from the coding sequence ATGCAAATAGGAATTGTTGGCATTCCGTTCTGCGGGAAATCCACATTGTTTCAAACCATCACAAAAACTCATATTGACCCGACGGCCCTTGCTAAGGCAGAAGCGCATCACGCTGTTGTGAAAATTCCTGACATCCGGCTGGACAAATGTTCTGAAATTTTCCTTCCAAAAAGCACCGTGCATGCTACGATCGAATTTGTCGATGTGGTAGGATTGAAAAAGGGCGAGTCCGGTTCAACGCAGTTTTCTACCAATTTTCTCTCCAATGTAAAAACAAACGATGCACTGGTGCAGGTTGTTCGCTTATTTGCAAACGAGGCTGTCCCGCATCCCGACAGTTCCATCAACGTTCTGCGGGATCTCGATGTGTTTGAAACAGAGTTTATTCTTTCTGATCTTTCCCTTGTCGAAACGCGTATCGAACGCATCAAGAAACAACTTATGAAAATGCAGGATGAACTTGCCAAGCGTGAACTGCCGGTATTAGAGAAATGCAAGCAGATACTTGAATCAGAGAAACCATTACGCGAAACCGCATTCACGAAGGATGAACTGCACCTGCTCAAAACCTACCAGCTTCTTTCCATGAAACCTATGCTTATCGCGTTAAACTTAGATGAAACTCAGCGGAACGAAATGGATTCTCTCGTCAAGCAAGTTGCCGAAAAGAAAGAAGGAAAGAATACGAAAGTGGTTTCTTTCTTCGGTAAGATTGAAATGGAAATGTCCGAGCTGGCGGATGATGAAGCAAAAGTTTTCATGGAAGAATACGGAATAAAAGAATCCGCACTCAACACGTTAATTCGCGAAGCGTACGCTTTACTTGGACTTCAATCCTTCTTTACGGTTGGCGAAGATGAATGCAGGGCATGGACCATCAAAAAAGGAATGACAGCACAGGAAGCGGCCGGCGTAATCCATTCCGACTTTTTTGCAAAATTTATACGTGCGGAAGTTGTCTCCTATGAGCACTTCATCGCCGCCGGAGGTTCTTTTGCAAAGACAAGAGAACTCGGACAATGGCGGCTTGAAGGAAAAGAATATATTGTAAAAGATGGGGATATACTGTCCATTCGGCATAGCTGA
- a CDS encoding Re/Si-specific NAD(P)(+) transhydrogenase subunit alpha: protein MKIIIPKEASSELRVAMLPQNVDKLVKKGAKIIIESGLGTALGIADEDYKKAGASIEKNRKKLLASGDIILRLRKPDVKEVSSLKKGAIQVSYLDPFNEPKLLAALAKQKISAISMEMIPRVTRAQKMDALSSQASLAGYAAVILAADHLHKIFPMMMTPAGTLQPSKVFIIGAGVAGLQAIATARRLGAKVDAFDTRPIAKNDVLSLGAKFVEVDLGETGQTAQGYAKALTEEQLKKQRDVMKQYCAQADIVITTAQVFGRKAPVIVTKDMIAAMKPGSVVIDLAIETGGNVEGAVLGKIIDKNGVKIIGMANMPARVAMNASQMYANNLTNLFEEFWNKEKKEFELKLDDDIIKGCLITHGGAIVHPTFAPHTEEKKSQKG from the coding sequence ATGAAGATAATAATTCCAAAAGAAGCTTCATCCGAGCTGCGCGTTGCAATGCTGCCGCAGAACGTCGATAAGCTTGTTAAAAAAGGCGCAAAGATTATCATCGAATCTGGACTCGGCACCGCACTCGGCATTGCAGATGAAGACTATAAAAAAGCCGGTGCCTCCATCGAGAAGAACCGTAAAAAACTTCTTGCGTCGGGAGATATCATTTTACGCTTGCGTAAACCGGATGTAAAGGAAGTATCCTCTCTGAAAAAGGGAGCGATTCAAGTCAGTTATCTCGATCCATTTAACGAACCCAAACTACTTGCAGCTCTTGCGAAACAGAAAATTTCAGCAATATCGATGGAAATGATTCCGCGCGTGACACGCGCGCAGAAAATGGATGCGTTGAGTTCGCAGGCAAGTCTTGCGGGATATGCCGCAGTGATTCTCGCAGCAGATCATCTGCACAAAATTTTTCCAATGATGATGACACCTGCTGGCACATTACAGCCGTCGAAAGTGTTTATCATCGGCGCGGGCGTTGCAGGACTGCAAGCGATTGCAACTGCGCGGCGTCTCGGTGCAAAAGTAGATGCATTCGACACCCGCCCCATTGCAAAAAACGATGTTCTTTCGCTCGGGGCTAAATTTGTTGAAGTCGACCTCGGTGAAACCGGACAAACTGCTCAAGGATATGCGAAAGCGTTAACGGAAGAGCAGTTGAAAAAACAGCGAGATGTTATGAAACAATATTGCGCACAGGCCGATATCGTCATTACGACAGCACAAGTCTTCGGACGCAAAGCTCCAGTCATCGTGACGAAAGATATGATTGCCGCAATGAAGCCGGGTTCCGTTGTTATCGATCTCGCCATTGAAACAGGCGGGAACGTTGAAGGCGCAGTTCTAGGCAAGATCATCGATAAGAACGGCGTCAAGATTATCGGTATGGCAAATATGCCTGCTCGTGTGGCTATGAACGCCAGTCAAATGTATGCCAACAATCTCACCAATCTCTTTGAAGAATTTTGGAATAAAGAGAAAAAGGAATTTGAACTAAAGCTCGACGACGATATCATCAAAGGATGTTTGATTACACACGGCGGCGCTATCGTACATCCCACCTTTGCACCGCACACGGAAGAAAAGAAATCTCAAAAAGGATAA
- a CDS encoding pitrilysin family protein, with amino-acid sequence MRTYRFLTAAVVSLTFLMLAASSAAAQSPEEFSVNGLKVILKANPANDIISAQLYLRGGVLNISDSTQGIEPLIFEIAEKGSKKYPKEALFQILDRTAASITNTSTHDYSSISLRCLKRQFDELWDVFADVVMNPAFKEEDVKLVRDTKLVNIRQRKDNPDNYLRELSNEFFYQGHAYRLNPDGIESSVSAISVEQMKNHLRDNLNTSKLLLVVVGNTTKEELTAKLKATFGKLPQGEYTAPVISPVQHSSAGLKVVEQKMPTNYIRGTFSVPNQSDPEYYAMRVAINVLDFRLFEEVRTKRNLSYAPYSVIANEMVNRAFIYVTTVQPDTTIKVMFAEMKKLQTEPLTAKVLKDRVALFLTEYYTGNETNSAQADFLASCEIIGKGWKMGESFIEQIQRVTAADIQQVANKYFRNIQMVVIGDPKVIDTKIFTSM; translated from the coding sequence ATGAGAACATATCGATTCCTCACAGCGGCCGTTGTTTCTCTGACGTTCCTCATGCTTGCGGCTTCTTCTGCGGCGGCACAATCGCCGGAAGAATTCTCCGTCAACGGCCTCAAAGTAATTTTAAAAGCAAATCCGGCGAACGATATCATTTCAGCACAGTTGTATCTGCGCGGCGGTGTCCTCAATATCAGTGACTCGACGCAGGGTATTGAACCGCTCATTTTTGAGATTGCAGAAAAAGGGAGTAAAAAATATCCGAAAGAAGCACTCTTTCAAATTCTTGACCGGACGGCGGCAAGTATCACAAACACGTCGACACACGATTACAGCTCCATCTCGCTGCGTTGTCTCAAACGTCAGTTCGATGAACTGTGGGATGTCTTTGCCGATGTGGTGATGAATCCTGCATTCAAAGAAGAGGATGTAAAGCTTGTGAGAGATACAAAACTTGTTAATATCCGGCAGCGCAAGGATAATCCGGATAATTATCTCAGGGAACTGTCCAATGAATTTTTCTACCAGGGACATGCATACCGGTTAAATCCTGATGGGATAGAATCATCTGTTTCAGCCATAAGCGTTGAACAAATGAAGAACCATCTGCGCGATAATTTGAACACGTCGAAGCTGTTGCTGGTGGTTGTCGGAAATACGACAAAAGAAGAATTGACTGCGAAGTTGAAGGCCACATTCGGCAAACTTCCTCAGGGAGAGTATACCGCACCTGTGATTTCTCCGGTTCAGCATTCGTCTGCAGGTTTGAAAGTGGTAGAGCAGAAAATGCCGACCAATTATATCCGCGGAACTTTTTCTGTGCCGAATCAGTCCGACCCGGAGTATTATGCGATGAGAGTTGCTATAAATGTATTGGACTTTCGGTTGTTCGAAGAGGTGCGGACAAAAAGGAACCTTTCCTATGCGCCATACTCCGTGATAGCGAACGAAATGGTCAATCGGGCATTCATTTATGTCACAACGGTACAACCTGATACGACAATAAAAGTGATGTTCGCAGAGATGAAGAAATTGCAGACGGAACCTCTTACGGCAAAAGTACTGAAAGATCGGGTTGCATTGTTTTTGACGGAGTATTATACGGGCAACGAAACAAATAGTGCCCAGGCAGATTTTCTCGCAAGCTGTGAAATTATCGGGAAAGGATGGAAAATGGGGGAATCATTTATCGAACAAATTCAACGCGTCACTGCCGCGGATATTCAACAAGTTGCCAACAAATATTTCCGCAACATTCAAATGGTCGTCATCGGTGATCCAAAGGTTATAGACACAAAGATATTCACTTCGATGTGA
- a CDS encoding DUF559 domain-containing protein, with product MTKVCMEDRWIRYSPRLKQIARTLRKNMTLSEILLWQQIKGKQLLGYDFHRQKPIDEYVVDFYCPRLKLVLEIDGDSHDGKEEADKIRQEKLESLGLTVMRFWDSDVKSNVDGIVEQLREWIEARRTHP from the coding sequence GTGACAAAGGTTTGTATGGAAGATCGATGGATTCGATATAGTCCGAGATTAAAACAGATAGCCCGAACATTGCGGAAGAATATGACGTTGTCGGAAATTCTTCTCTGGCAGCAGATTAAGGGTAAGCAATTATTGGGATATGATTTTCACAGGCAGAAACCGATTGATGAATATGTGGTAGATTTCTACTGTCCGCGATTGAAATTAGTTCTTGAAATAGACGGTGATTCTCATGATGGAAAGGAAGAGGCAGACAAGATAAGACAAGAAAAACTGGAATCATTGGGATTGACGGTGATGCGATTCTGGGATTCAGATGTTAAGAGCAATGTCGATGGCATTGTTGAGCAATTGCGGGAATGGATTGAAGCTCGAAGAACACACCCCTAA
- a CDS encoding pitrilysin family protein, with protein MSKKKIILICWGILFLAPALLFAQKYHIYSTKLSNGLEVIAIENPVVPLVTIELDVRNGSYTESPEYNGLSHLYEHMFFKANAAIPTQEKYLERMQELGMEWNGTTGEERVNYFFTFGKDNLKEGFEFMKAAAMTPLFLQPELERERAVVIGEYDRNEASPYYYLYRDMNKKLWYKYYSRKNPLGEREVILNCDQKKMQTIQNRYYIPNNSALLLAGAVRHEEIFKLAEQYFGEWKKGDDPFKLYPIPDHPPLMKTDTFIVEKPVNAIMIQIGWHGPSITKDIKSTYAADVMSFILGQRDSQFQKRLIESGLCMFAGLSYYSLDHTGPITVQAQTTVDKYAEAEKALFGEIGKLTQPDYYTDEQLANAKTQLEISEMYSHERPSAFVHTVGFWWSVAHGLDYYLDYVDNLRKVSRSDINEYVKKYIQNAPYIKGLLMSSEDRKKVFPQ; from the coding sequence ATGTCAAAGAAGAAAATAATTCTTATTTGTTGGGGGATATTATTCCTTGCGCCCGCGCTCCTCTTCGCACAAAAGTATCATATCTACTCGACAAAACTTTCAAATGGCCTGGAAGTTATTGCTATAGAAAACCCTGTTGTCCCTCTTGTGACCATTGAGTTGGATGTTCGAAACGGCTCGTATACCGAATCACCGGAGTATAACGGTCTTTCGCATCTCTACGAACACATGTTTTTCAAGGCGAATGCTGCGATCCCCACCCAGGAGAAATACCTCGAGCGTATGCAGGAACTGGGCATGGAATGGAACGGCACAACAGGCGAGGAGCGCGTCAACTACTTCTTTACTTTCGGAAAAGACAATCTGAAAGAAGGATTCGAGTTTATGAAAGCCGCCGCGATGACGCCGTTATTCCTTCAGCCGGAACTGGAGCGTGAGCGCGCGGTCGTCATAGGGGAATATGACCGCAATGAGGCAAGCCCGTACTATTATTTGTACCGTGATATGAATAAGAAATTATGGTATAAATATTACAGCAGAAAAAATCCGCTCGGCGAGCGCGAGGTTATTTTAAATTGCGACCAGAAGAAAATGCAAACGATCCAGAATCGGTATTATATTCCCAACAATTCCGCGTTGCTGCTTGCAGGGGCTGTTCGTCATGAAGAAATCTTCAAGCTCGCGGAACAATATTTTGGAGAATGGAAAAAGGGAGATGATCCGTTCAAGTTATATCCGATTCCCGATCATCCACCTCTTATGAAAACCGATACGTTCATCGTGGAAAAGCCGGTGAACGCCATTATGATACAAATCGGATGGCACGGCCCCTCCATAACGAAAGACATCAAATCGACGTATGCAGCCGATGTGATGAGTTTTATTCTCGGCCAGCGGGATTCTCAATTTCAGAAGCGGCTGATTGAAAGCGGCTTGTGTATGTTTGCCGGACTGTCGTATTATTCTCTCGACCATACGGGACCGATCACCGTTCAGGCACAAACGACGGTCGACAAATACGCCGAAGCTGAAAAAGCGCTGTTCGGCGAGATCGGCAAATTAACGCAACCCGATTATTACACGGATGAACAGTTAGCGAACGCAAAGACTCAATTGGAAATTAGTGAGATGTATTCCCACGAGCGTCCATCGGCATTCGTTCATACGGTAGGATTCTGGTGGTCGGTCGCTCACGGGTTGGATTATTATCTGGATTATGTCGATAATTTGCGAAAGGTCTCGCGAAGCGACATCAATGAGTACGTAAAAAAGTACATTCAGAACGCTCCGTACATCAAGGGCCTGCTGATGTCTTCGGAAGATAGGAAAAAAGTGTTTCCACAGTAA
- a CDS encoding NAD(P) transhydrogenase subunit alpha yields MFPLIESFYILILAGFVGFEVIKRVTPTLHTPLMSATNAISGISLVGSLVAAGSDQFVSQMLGLVAVTAATINVVGGFMITERMLKMFKRKERKQQ; encoded by the coding sequence ATGTTCCCCCTCATTGAATCATTTTATATACTCATCCTCGCCGGGTTTGTTGGCTTTGAGGTTATCAAACGCGTGACACCAACACTGCACACTCCGTTGATGTCCGCAACCAATGCGATCTCCGGAATTTCGCTTGTCGGTTCACTCGTCGCCGCTGGAAGCGATCAGTTCGTCAGTCAAATGCTCGGACTCGTCGCCGTGACAGCCGCTACGATCAATGTCGTCGGCGGATTTATGATTACCGAACGAATGTTGAAAATGTTCAAACGGAAGGAGCGGAAACAGCAATGA
- a CDS encoding NAD(P)(+) transhydrogenase (Re/Si-specific) subunit beta: MINYPLEITYIIASVLFIMGLKGLGHPESARRGMHYAEIGMLMAVVGTLLGQNIVTWQWILIGLVIGSAIGTAMAIFMPMTAMPQRIAISHAFGALAAVLVGINEFVVKGSEITSGLMGALGFEVLFGSLTVTGSLMAFGKLQGVLRSEPMTYKGQNFVNILLFFVTIGMFVYLVFFPQNALVFGLMIALSFLIGIFIVMPIGGADMPVVLSLMNSYAGLAAAATGFAINNKVLIIAGSLDGSSGFILSIIMSKAMNRSFANILFGAVGTVQVDTSTLHEDRPITKINVEDAKFILEQADRVVIVPGYGMAVAQAQHAVRELSDELEKRGTKVEYAIHPVAGRMPGHMNVLLAEANVSYDQLQEMEVINPTMDTVDVAIVIGANDVVNPAARTDKGSPIYGMPIIDVDKARTVIVMKRSMATGFAGIENPLFYQENTKMLFGDAKNVLQQLVAEFKKT, translated from the coding sequence ATGATTAACTACCCGCTCGAAATAACGTACATCATCGCCTCCGTCCTCTTTATCATGGGATTGAAGGGACTCGGCCATCCAGAATCAGCGCGCCGTGGTATGCATTATGCAGAAATTGGTATGCTGATGGCAGTCGTCGGAACACTGCTCGGTCAAAATATTGTGACATGGCAATGGATTCTCATCGGTCTTGTGATTGGTTCCGCGATCGGCACTGCGATGGCAATCTTCATGCCGATGACGGCAATGCCACAGCGAATTGCAATTTCGCATGCATTCGGTGCACTTGCCGCTGTGCTTGTCGGTATCAATGAATTCGTCGTAAAGGGATCGGAAATTACCAGCGGACTTATGGGAGCGTTAGGATTTGAAGTGCTCTTCGGTTCGCTTACGGTTACGGGAAGTTTGATGGCATTCGGAAAGCTGCAAGGAGTGTTGCGAAGCGAACCTATGACATACAAAGGACAGAACTTCGTCAACATTTTGCTCTTTTTTGTTACGATTGGAATGTTTGTCTATCTCGTTTTCTTCCCCCAAAATGCTCTTGTGTTCGGCTTAATGATTGCACTCTCGTTTCTCATCGGCATTTTTATTGTCATGCCCATTGGAGGAGCAGATATGCCGGTGGTTTTATCGCTGATGAATTCGTATGCAGGACTTGCTGCCGCTGCGACGGGATTTGCCATCAATAATAAAGTGCTTATCATCGCCGGTTCATTGGATGGCTCATCAGGATTTATTCTTTCCATCATTATGAGCAAAGCGATGAACCGGTCGTTCGCGAACATACTCTTTGGTGCGGTTGGTACTGTACAAGTCGACACTTCGACACTCCATGAAGACCGGCCTATAACAAAAATAAATGTGGAAGATGCAAAGTTTATTCTTGAACAAGCAGACCGTGTGGTCATCGTTCCGGGATATGGCATGGCAGTGGCGCAAGCGCAGCATGCAGTTCGCGAACTCAGTGATGAACTGGAAAAACGCGGAACGAAAGTTGAGTATGCTATTCACCCGGTCGCAGGACGCATGCCTGGACACATGAATGTATTGCTTGCTGAAGCAAATGTATCCTACGATCAATTGCAGGAAATGGAAGTGATCAATCCCACGATGGACACGGTCGATGTTGCCATTGTGATTGGTGCAAACGACGTCGTCAATCCTGCGGCGCGCACAGATAAAGGGAGCCCGATCTACGGCATGCCGATTATTGATGTCGATAAAGCGCGGACAGTTATTGTGATGAAGCGTTCGATGGCAACCGGATTTGCCGGTATCGAAAATCCGCTCTTCTATCAAGAAAATACCAAGATGTTATTCGGTGATGCGAAGAATGTTTTACAGCAGTTGGTTGCAGAGTTTAAAAAGACATAA
- a CDS encoding VOC family protein, producing the protein MDPKNPKDQSTLRKIEPRLEHIALNISDPMAAAKWYCERLGMKVMRKGPPPVNAHFISDSAGNMILELYSNTTAPVIDYASLNPLCLHIAFIANDLKVIRDTLVIDGAKVVDDIETIPNGDQILMMRDPWGLSLQFVKRAEPMLK; encoded by the coding sequence ATGGATCCGAAGAATCCTAAAGATCAATCCACTCTACGAAAGATAGAACCTCGACTCGAGCATATTGCATTGAATATATCTGATCCCATGGCGGCTGCAAAATGGTATTGTGAACGCTTGGGAATGAAGGTGATGAGAAAGGGGCCACCGCCGGTGAATGCACATTTTATCAGTGATTCTGCTGGCAATATGATTCTTGAGTTATACAGCAATACAACCGCCCCGGTCATTGATTATGCGTCTCTCAATCCGCTTTGTCTTCACATTGCTTTTATTGCAAACGATCTGAAAGTTATTCGCGATACACTCGTTATCGATGGTGCAAAAGTGGTCGATGACATTGAAACCATTCCTAATGGCGATCAAATTTTAATGATGCGCGATCCTTGGGGACTTTCTCTTCAGTTTGTTAAACGCGCTGAACCGATGTTGAAGTAA